The following proteins are co-located in the Pseudarthrobacter siccitolerans genome:
- the dnaN gene encoding DNA polymerase III subunit beta encodes MKFRVDRDVLAEAVTWTARSLSPRPPVPVLSGLLLKAEAGTVSLSSFDYETSARLEIAADIRDEGTILVSGRLLADICRSLPSAPVDVETDGNKVTLTCRRSSFHLATMPEAEYPPLPALPTVSGTVPGDSFAQAVSQVIIAASKDDTLPILTGVRMEIEDDLITLLATDRYRLAMREVPWKPVTPGISTSALVKAKTLNEVAKTLGNSGDIQLALSDDDSRLIGFESGGRTTTSLLVDGDYPKIRSLFPDSTPIHATVQTQELVEAVRRVSLVAERNTPVRLAFTQGLLNLDAGTGEDAQASEELEAQLSGDDITVAFNPHYLVEGLSVIETKFVRFSFTTAPKPAMITAQADADGEDQDDYRYLVMPVRLPN; translated from the coding sequence GTGAAGTTCAGAGTCGATCGGGACGTCCTGGCAGAAGCCGTTACCTGGACAGCCCGCTCGTTGTCTCCGCGGCCGCCCGTTCCCGTCCTTTCCGGACTCCTTTTGAAGGCTGAAGCAGGCACAGTCAGCCTCTCGAGCTTCGACTACGAAACCTCCGCACGCCTGGAGATCGCCGCGGACATCCGGGACGAGGGGACCATCCTGGTCTCCGGCCGCCTTCTCGCGGATATCTGCCGCAGCCTGCCTTCGGCACCGGTCGACGTCGAAACGGACGGCAACAAAGTCACGCTCACCTGCCGCCGAAGCAGCTTCCACCTGGCTACGATGCCCGAGGCGGAATACCCGCCGCTTCCGGCCCTGCCCACCGTCAGCGGAACAGTCCCGGGTGACTCTTTTGCCCAGGCCGTCTCCCAGGTAATCATTGCCGCCAGCAAGGACGACACCCTGCCCATCCTCACCGGCGTGCGGATGGAGATTGAGGACGACCTGATCACGCTGCTGGCCACTGACCGTTACCGCCTGGCCATGCGCGAGGTGCCGTGGAAGCCCGTCACTCCGGGCATCTCCACCAGCGCGCTCGTCAAGGCAAAAACCCTGAACGAAGTGGCCAAGACCCTGGGCAACAGCGGAGACATCCAGTTGGCCCTCTCGGACGATGACAGCCGGCTTATCGGTTTCGAAAGCGGCGGCCGCACCACCACATCCCTGCTGGTGGACGGCGACTACCCGAAGATCCGGTCGCTTTTCCCTGACTCCACGCCCATCCACGCAACGGTCCAGACCCAGGAACTCGTGGAGGCCGTCCGCCGCGTCTCGCTGGTGGCAGAGCGCAACACCCCGGTCCGCCTGGCATTCACCCAGGGCCTGCTCAACCTGGACGCAGGCACCGGCGAGGACGCCCAGGCCTCCGAGGAACTCGAAGCCCAGCTTTCGGGTGACGACATCACGGTGGCCTTCAACCCGCACTACCTGGTGGAAGGACTGAGCGTCATCGAAACCAAGTTTGTCCGGTTCTCGTTCACCACGGCACCGAAGCCGGCCATGATCACGGCGCAGGCAGACGCGGACGGCGAAGACCAGGATGACTACCGTTACCTCGTCATGCCGGTCCGCCTCCCCAACTAG
- the gnd gene encoding phosphogluconate dehydrogenase (NAD(+)-dependent, decarboxylating) gives MHIGLIGLGKMGFNMRERLRKGGIEVTGYDRNPEVTDTGSIDELIAALPTPRLLWVMVPAGDITDAVVKELSEKLDEGDLVIDGGNSRFTEDQKHGELLAAKGIHFADCGVSGGVWGLQNGYGLMAGGDAADIERALPVFDALRPEGERADSFVHVGGIGAGHYAKMVHNGIEYGLMQAYAEGYQLLASKDIINDLPGTFRAWQKGTVVRSWLLDLLVKALDEDPGLQNIDDYVEDSGEGRWTVEEAIANAIPAPAITAALFARFESREDSSPAMKMVSALRHQFGGHATRPAK, from the coding sequence ATGCATATTGGACTGATCGGCCTTGGCAAAATGGGATTCAACATGCGCGAACGCCTGCGCAAGGGCGGCATTGAGGTCACCGGTTATGACCGGAACCCGGAGGTCACGGACACCGGCTCCATTGATGAGCTCATCGCAGCCCTCCCCACGCCACGGCTCCTTTGGGTGATGGTGCCGGCCGGCGACATCACGGACGCCGTCGTCAAGGAACTCAGCGAAAAGCTGGACGAGGGTGACCTGGTGATCGACGGCGGCAACTCCCGCTTCACCGAGGACCAGAAACACGGCGAACTCCTCGCCGCCAAGGGCATCCACTTCGCGGACTGCGGTGTGTCCGGCGGTGTGTGGGGGCTGCAGAACGGTTACGGCCTGATGGCCGGCGGAGATGCCGCGGACATTGAACGTGCGCTTCCCGTCTTTGACGCCCTTCGCCCTGAAGGCGAACGGGCTGACAGCTTTGTGCACGTGGGCGGGATCGGCGCAGGCCACTACGCCAAGATGGTCCACAACGGCATCGAGTACGGCCTGATGCAGGCGTACGCCGAGGGCTACCAGCTACTCGCGTCCAAGGACATCATCAACGATCTGCCCGGAACCTTCCGGGCCTGGCAAAAGGGCACCGTGGTCCGGTCCTGGCTGCTGGACCTCCTCGTCAAAGCGCTGGACGAGGATCCGGGACTGCAGAACATTGACGACTACGTCGAGGACTCGGGCGAGGGCAGGTGGACTGTGGAAGAAGCCATTGCCAACGCCATTCCCGCACCGGCCATCACGGCCGCCCTGTTTGCCCGCTTCGAGTCCCGCGAGGACAGCTCGCCGGCCATGAAGATGGTGTCTGCCCTGCGCCACCAGTTCGGCGGGCACGCAACCCGTCCCGCCAAGTAG
- the recF gene encoding DNA replication/repair protein RecF (All proteins in this family for which functions are known are DNA-binding proteins that assist the filamentation of RecA onto DNA for the initiation of recombination or recombinational repair.), translated as MYIEHLSLTDFRSYAQVDLALGPGVTVLVGYNGIGKTNLMEAIGYLATLSSHRVSSDGPLLRFGTDRALVRARLVRGGQVTVLELEINAGRANRGRINRSNPVRARDLLGICQTVLFAPEDLALVKGDPSNRRRFLDELLASLIPHHAATRSDYDRVLKQRNALLKSARSGKFTSAHEATLDVWDQHMARAGAELLHARLELVERLRPHLATAYAGLTDTSKPADAVYRSTLQNQMDDDGAPELRAAGNGDGGTTAEAEDLRRLTVEELTGRYVRAFADARRKERERGISLVGPHRDELELILGQAPAKGYASHGETWSMCLALRLASYYVMLDDARTGGSAPILILDDVFAELDVQRRRKLAAIVSGAEQVLVTAAVDADIPEELSGRRVKVIAGGIDE; from the coding sequence GTGTACATAGAACACCTCTCGCTGACTGATTTCCGCAGCTATGCCCAGGTTGACCTTGCCCTGGGCCCGGGCGTCACCGTCCTGGTGGGGTACAACGGCATTGGCAAGACCAACCTGATGGAAGCCATCGGGTACCTCGCCACCCTCAGCTCGCACCGCGTCAGCTCCGACGGGCCGCTGCTGCGGTTCGGCACCGACCGCGCCCTGGTCCGGGCCCGGCTGGTCCGGGGCGGGCAGGTCACGGTCCTCGAACTGGAAATCAACGCGGGCCGGGCTAACCGCGGCAGGATCAACCGCAGCAATCCCGTCCGCGCACGCGATCTTCTGGGCATCTGCCAGACGGTGCTCTTCGCACCGGAGGACCTGGCCCTGGTTAAAGGCGATCCGTCCAACCGCCGCCGGTTCCTGGATGAGCTCCTCGCCAGCCTGATCCCGCACCACGCCGCCACCCGCAGCGATTACGACCGGGTGTTGAAACAGCGCAATGCGTTGCTGAAGTCTGCCCGCTCGGGCAAATTCACGTCAGCGCATGAAGCGACGCTCGATGTGTGGGACCAGCATATGGCCAGGGCCGGTGCCGAACTGCTGCACGCCCGGCTTGAGCTCGTGGAACGCCTCCGGCCGCACCTGGCAACTGCATACGCCGGGCTGACAGATACCTCCAAGCCCGCCGACGCGGTCTACCGTTCCACCCTCCAGAACCAGATGGACGACGACGGCGCCCCGGAGTTGCGTGCTGCCGGCAACGGAGACGGAGGTACTACCGCCGAAGCCGAGGACCTGCGCCGGCTCACTGTGGAGGAGCTCACTGGGCGGTATGTTCGCGCCTTCGCCGACGCCCGGCGGAAGGAACGGGAACGCGGCATCTCGCTGGTGGGTCCCCACCGCGACGAACTGGAACTGATCCTCGGCCAGGCACCCGCCAAGGGGTATGCATCCCACGGTGAAACGTGGTCCATGTGCCTGGCACTGCGGCTCGCTTCGTATTACGTCATGCTGGACGATGCCCGGACCGGCGGCTCCGCACCGATCCTGATCCTTGATGACGTTTTTGCCGAGCTGGACGTGCAGCGCAGGCGTAAACTGGCCGCAATAGTCTCGGGTGCGGAACAGGTCCTGGTGACCGCCGCCGTCGACGCCGATATCCCGGAAGAGCTGTCCGGACGGCGGGTGAAGGTCATCGCGGGAGGAATCGATGAGTAG
- the gyrB gene encoding DNA topoisomerase (ATP-hydrolyzing) subunit B, with product MANDNTDILAVEPAVEDARTPDTPAEAATPREYGASDITVLEGLEAVRKRPGMYIGSTGPRGLHHLVYEVVDNSVDEALAGYCTHIEVVLQADGGVKVVDDGRGIPVDMHPTEHKPTVEVVMTILHAGGKFGGGGYAVSGGLHGVGISVVNALSSRVDTEVRRQGHVWRMSFADGGKPQGSLVQGEETDLTGTTQTFYPDASIFESTEFDFETLRARFQQMAFLNKGLRITLTDERTSASDNEADADLDLDGVVTEGEVSAEHRTVVYQYNEGLLDYVKHLNSGKKVEVVHEDVIAFETEDTERKIALEMAMQWTNAYSESVHTYANTINTHEGGTHEEGFRAAMTSLINRYAREKGIIKEKDDNLTGDDIREGLTAVISVKLAEPQFEGQTKTKLGNSEVKGFVQRVVTDGLGDWLERNPGPARDVIRKAISAAQARMAARKARDNARRKSPLESFGMPGKLSDCSSKNPEKCEVYIVEGDSAGGSAKRGRNPETQAILPLRGKILNVERARLDKALGNTEVQSMITAFGTGIGEDFDLSKLRYHKIVLMADADVDGQHITTLLMTLLFRYMRPLIENGYVYLAQPPLYRIKWSNAAHDYVYSDKERDAKLLAGQAAGRRIPKDNGIQRYKGLGEMDYTELWDTTMDPDNRTLLQVTMDDALAADQIFSVLMGEDVESRRNFIQQNAKDVRFLDI from the coding sequence GTGGCTAACGACAATACAGATATTCTGGCAGTTGAACCCGCAGTCGAGGATGCCCGCACGCCTGACACCCCGGCAGAAGCAGCCACACCGCGCGAGTACGGTGCCAGCGACATTACCGTCCTTGAGGGCCTGGAAGCTGTCCGGAAGCGTCCCGGTATGTACATCGGCTCCACTGGACCCCGCGGACTCCACCACCTGGTCTACGAAGTGGTGGACAACTCCGTCGATGAGGCCCTGGCCGGCTACTGTACACATATCGAGGTTGTGCTGCAGGCCGACGGCGGCGTGAAGGTTGTTGACGACGGCCGCGGCATCCCCGTGGACATGCACCCCACTGAGCACAAACCCACGGTTGAAGTGGTGATGACCATCCTGCACGCCGGCGGCAAGTTCGGCGGCGGTGGCTACGCCGTGTCCGGCGGCCTGCACGGAGTGGGTATCTCCGTTGTCAACGCCCTCTCCAGCAGGGTGGACACCGAGGTCCGCCGGCAGGGCCACGTCTGGCGGATGTCCTTCGCCGACGGCGGCAAGCCCCAGGGCAGCCTGGTGCAGGGCGAAGAAACGGATCTCACCGGGACCACCCAGACGTTCTACCCCGACGCCTCAATTTTCGAGAGCACCGAGTTCGATTTCGAGACCCTCCGTGCCCGCTTTCAGCAGATGGCCTTCCTCAACAAGGGCCTGCGCATCACGCTGACCGACGAGCGCACGTCCGCCAGCGATAACGAAGCCGATGCGGATCTGGACCTGGACGGCGTTGTCACCGAAGGCGAAGTCAGCGCCGAGCACCGCACCGTGGTCTACCAGTACAACGAGGGCCTGCTGGACTACGTCAAGCACCTGAATTCAGGAAAGAAGGTGGAAGTAGTCCACGAGGACGTCATCGCCTTCGAAACCGAGGACACGGAACGCAAGATTGCCCTGGAAATGGCGATGCAGTGGACCAATGCCTATTCCGAGAGCGTCCACACCTACGCCAACACCATCAACACCCATGAGGGCGGTACCCACGAAGAGGGTTTCCGCGCTGCCATGACGTCACTGATCAACCGCTATGCGCGTGAAAAGGGCATCATCAAGGAAAAGGACGACAACCTCACAGGCGATGACATCCGTGAGGGCCTCACCGCCGTCATTTCCGTCAAGCTCGCAGAGCCCCAGTTCGAGGGCCAGACCAAGACCAAGCTGGGCAACTCCGAGGTCAAGGGTTTCGTCCAGCGTGTGGTGACCGACGGGCTTGGCGACTGGCTCGAACGCAATCCCGGCCCCGCCCGCGACGTCATCCGCAAGGCCATCTCGGCAGCGCAGGCCCGCATGGCTGCGCGCAAAGCCCGTGACAACGCGCGCCGTAAGAGCCCGCTGGAGTCCTTCGGCATGCCAGGCAAGCTGTCCGACTGCTCCTCCAAGAACCCGGAGAAGTGCGAGGTCTACATCGTGGAGGGTGACTCGGCCGGCGGTTCCGCCAAGCGCGGCCGCAACCCCGAGACCCAGGCCATCCTTCCCCTCCGGGGCAAGATCCTGAACGTGGAGCGTGCCCGCCTGGACAAGGCCCTGGGCAACACCGAAGTCCAGTCCATGATCACGGCCTTTGGCACCGGCATCGGGGAGGACTTCGACCTCTCCAAGCTTCGGTACCACAAGATCGTTTTGATGGCCGACGCCGACGTGGACGGCCAGCACATCACCACGCTGCTGATGACGCTGCTGTTCCGCTACATGCGGCCATTGATCGAAAACGGTTACGTCTACCTGGCCCAGCCGCCGCTGTACCGGATCAAGTGGTCGAACGCTGCGCACGATTACGTGTACAGCGACAAAGAACGTGACGCCAAGCTCCTCGCGGGACAGGCAGCCGGGCGCCGCATCCCGAAGGACAACGGCATCCAGCGCTACAAGGGCCTCGGCGAGATGGACTACACGGAACTGTGGGACACCACCATGGATCCGGACAACCGCACCCTGTTGCAGGTCACCATGGACGACGCATTGGCTGCCGACCAGATCTTCTCCGTCCTGATGGGCGAGGACGTGGAATCACGCCGCAACTTCATTCAGCAGAACGCCAAGGACGTCAGGTTCCTGGATATCTAA
- a CDS encoding DUF721 domain-containing protein, producing MSRDEKDAGRQPGREPDNIDAPQAALNRMREAAAARGEIRRAAIRPGSQKAKRSIRDTRGFSQFHSTGRDPLGLGKVVGRLVAERGWTSPVAVGSVMAEWATLVGPEISAHCTPESFTDTTLHVRCDSTAWATQLRLLSLSLLEKFRVELGDGVVTSIQVLGPTAPSWRKGGRTVNGRGPRDTYG from the coding sequence ATGAGTAGGGACGAAAAAGACGCCGGACGGCAGCCCGGCCGCGAGCCCGACAACATCGATGCGCCGCAGGCAGCCCTGAACAGAATGCGCGAGGCCGCCGCCGCCCGTGGCGAAATCCGCAGGGCCGCAATTCGGCCCGGGTCCCAAAAAGCCAAACGCAGTATCCGGGACACCCGCGGTTTCAGCCAGTTCCACTCCACCGGCCGGGATCCCCTCGGACTGGGCAAGGTAGTGGGCCGCCTGGTGGCCGAACGCGGCTGGACCTCCCCGGTTGCCGTCGGCTCAGTGATGGCAGAATGGGCCACCCTGGTGGGGCCTGAAATTTCAGCACACTGCACACCCGAAAGCTTCACGGACACCACGCTGCACGTCAGGTGTGATTCAACGGCCTGGGCCACGCAGCTCCGGCTCCTCAGCCTGAGCCTGCTCGAGAAATTCCGGGTGGAGCTGGGTGACGGTGTGGTCACCAGCATCCAGGTCCTCGGCCCCACCGCACCGAGCTGGCGCAAGGGCGGCCGGACAGTCAACGGACGCGGACCGCGGGACACTTACGGGTAG
- the dnaA gene encoding chromosomal replication initiator protein DnaA, which translates to MTVDEANHANTVGSSWRRVVSLLEQDHRVSPRQRGFVILAQAQGLIGSTLLVAVPNELTREVLQTQVKDALDDALHSVFSEDIRCAIDVDTDLVPIHEEPEPVVEPSFSPDQLIEQKPQPMLPSTSHEFGRLNPKYVFDTFVIGSSNRFAHAAAVAVAEAPAKAYNPLFIYGDSGLGKTHLLHAIGHYARRLYSGIRVRYVNSEEFTNDFINSIRDDEGASFKTTYRNVDVLLIDDIQFLAGKDRTLEEFFHTFNSLHNNNKQVVITSDQPPKLLAGFEDRMKSRFEWGLLTDIQPPELETRIAILRKKALSEGLSAPDDALEYIASKISSNIRELEGALIRVTAFASLNRQPVDVALAEMVLKDLITDDGAQEITSSQILQQTAEYFKLSMEELCSKSRTRTLVTARQIAMYLCRELTDMSLPKIGQELGGRDHTTVIHADRKIRELMAERRVIYNQVTELTNRIKQQQRDS; encoded by the coding sequence ATGACAGTAGACGAAGCCAACCACGCCAATACTGTCGGAAGTTCCTGGCGGCGCGTTGTCAGCCTGCTGGAGCAGGACCACCGCGTTTCACCGCGGCAGCGTGGCTTTGTCATCCTCGCCCAGGCCCAGGGCCTGATCGGTTCCACCCTGCTGGTGGCAGTACCCAACGAACTCACCCGCGAAGTGCTGCAGACCCAGGTCAAGGACGCACTGGATGATGCACTGCACAGCGTCTTCTCCGAAGACATCCGCTGTGCCATTGACGTGGACACGGACCTGGTGCCCATCCACGAAGAGCCCGAGCCCGTCGTCGAGCCTTCCTTCTCGCCGGACCAGCTGATCGAGCAGAAGCCGCAGCCCATGCTGCCCAGCACCTCCCACGAGTTCGGCCGGCTCAACCCTAAATACGTCTTCGATACCTTCGTGATTGGTTCGTCCAACCGCTTTGCCCACGCTGCGGCCGTCGCCGTGGCGGAAGCGCCGGCCAAGGCCTACAACCCGCTGTTCATCTATGGCGACTCGGGCTTGGGAAAGACCCACCTCCTGCATGCGATCGGGCACTATGCCCGGCGGCTCTACAGCGGCATCCGGGTCCGGTACGTCAATTCGGAAGAATTCACCAACGACTTCATCAACTCCATCCGTGACGATGAAGGCGCCAGCTTCAAGACCACCTACCGCAACGTGGACGTCCTGCTGATCGATGACATCCAGTTCCTGGCCGGCAAGGACCGGACGCTGGAAGAGTTCTTCCACACGTTCAATTCGCTGCACAACAACAACAAGCAGGTGGTCATCACCTCGGACCAGCCGCCCAAGCTGCTCGCCGGGTTTGAGGACCGCATGAAGTCCCGCTTCGAATGGGGCCTCCTGACGGACATCCAGCCTCCGGAACTGGAAACCCGTATCGCCATTCTCCGCAAGAAGGCCCTGAGCGAAGGTCTTTCCGCTCCGGATGACGCCCTCGAGTACATCGCGTCCAAGATTTCCAGCAACATCCGTGAACTTGAAGGCGCCCTCATCAGGGTCACAGCGTTTGCCAGCCTCAACCGCCAGCCCGTGGATGTGGCCCTGGCGGAGATGGTGCTGAAGGATCTCATCACCGACGACGGTGCCCAGGAGATCACGTCCAGCCAGATCCTGCAGCAGACGGCCGAGTACTTCAAGCTCAGCATGGAAGAGCTCTGCAGCAAGTCCCGCACCAGGACCCTGGTTACCGCGCGCCAGATCGCCATGTACCTGTGCCGCGAACTCACGGACATGTCGCTTCCCAAGATTGGCCAGGAACTCGGCGGCCGCGACCACACCACGGTGATCCACGCTGACCGCAAAATCCGTGAACTGATGGCAGAGCGGCGTGTGATCTACAACCAGGTGACCGAGCTGACCAACCGGATCAAGCAACAGCAGCGCGATTCCTGA